From a single Daphnia pulex isolate KAP4 chromosome 2, ASM2113471v1 genomic region:
- the LOC124210576 gene encoding large subunit GTPase 1 homolog encodes MGKKTSPLGGKKGIQLGRAIIKDRFGKGRGKNRKGDPTMLHTSELDDGYDWGRLNLQSVTEQSQLDEFLATAELAGTEFAAEKLNVTFAKTQATYGLLSAEEKKKVKQAQVQNASHLKIPRRPLWDRTTSGEELQQLEREAFLAWRKGLSELQEIEGVTLTPYEKNLDFWRQLWRVIERSDVVVQIVDARNPMLFRCEDLERYVVETSKEKMNLILINKADFLSEKQRQHWAEYFDTVNLPVAFFSALEENQNNQLRKLKLLEEEEEEEVEEEEEILEEEEVEEIDTDDSEYEDVEESEEQEEESRIVKNESVTEIKVTEGVTEPTADQTKKDESKQGNKPNSSEDSVKIKNSTRLLSGIELIELFKTIHKGRKVQEGRSVVGLVGYPNVGKSSTINSLLTYKKVSVSATPGKTKHFQTLNIDDDLMLCDCPGLVMPSFVSTKHEMIIWGILPIDQMRDHVGPVNLIASLIPRSILESTYGIFIPKPSEGEDATRPPTSEELLNAYGFMRGFMTARGLPDNPRSSRHILKDFVQGKLLYCNPPPEIDAGEFQEYTRAGKSRPLKTTAAPTPFQLRVTKTNYNNAQSIDQAFFSQSLSTAHSKGRASTPGETHTKGVAANSNFPGSCTTLNESDKPWKKHNKKHKREKLRRVYAHLDQ; translated from the exons atggggaaaaaaacaagtcccttaggggggaaaaaagggattCAACTTGGAAGAGCAATCATTAAAGATCGGTTCGGGAAAGGGAGAGGCAAAAACCGAAAAGGAGACCCAACCATG TTGCACACATCAGAGCTGGATGATGGTTATGACTGGGGTCGTTTGAATTTGCAATCTGTCACTGAGCAAAGTCAGCTCGATGAGTTTCTGGCAACTGCAGAGCTAGCTGGAACTGAGTTTGCA GCTGAAAAACTTAATGTTACCTTTGCTAAAACTCAAGCTACATATGGCTTGTTAAGTgcagaggagaaaaagaaagttaagCAAGCTCAAGTTCAAAATGCGTCCCATCTCAAAATTCCCCGACGACCACTATGGGACAGGACCACTAGTGGTGAAGAATTGCAGCAACTTGAAAGAGAAGCCTTTCTAGCATGGCGTAAGGGTCTTTCTGAATTGCAGGAAATTGAAGGTGTTACATTAACACCCTatgaaaaaaatcttgatttcTGGAGACAACTATGGCGTGTGATCGAACGTAGTGAT GTTGTTGTTCAGATTGTCGATGCTCGAAATCCGATGTTGTTTCGTTGCGAGGATCTGGAACGATATGTCGTGGAaaccagcaaagaaaaaatgaatctgATCCTTATTAATAAAGCAGATTTCTTGAGTGAAAAACAGCGTCAACATTGGGCCGAATATTTTGACACTGTAAATTTACCTGTTGCTTTCTTCTCGGCATTAGAGGAGAACCAGAACAACCAATTACGCAAGTTGAAATTgctggaagaggaggaagaggaggaagtagaagaagaagaagagatattagaagaagaagaagtagaagaaattGATACAGATGACAGTGAATATGAAGATGTAGAAGAAAGCGAAGAACAGGAAGAAGAATCCCgtattgtaaaaaatgaatcagtAACAGAAATTAAAGTGACCGAGGGCGTAACCGAACCAACTGCTGATCAGactaaaaaagatgaaagtaaACAAGGAAACAAACCAAATTCATCCGAAGATagtgttaaaattaaaaacagtaCCCGACTACTATCAGGAATAGAGCTCATAGAACTTTTCAAAACTATTCataaaggaagaaaagttCAAGAGGGTCGTTCAGTTGTTGGACTTGTAGGTTACCCTAATGTCGGTAAAAGTTCTACTATCAATTCTTTACTTACGTATAAGAAGGTGTCTGTTTCTGCTACTCCTGGAAAAACCAAACACTTCCAG ACGTTAAACATAGATGATGACTTGATGTTGTGTGATTGCCCTGGTTTGGTTATGCCTAGTTTTGTTTCAACTAAACACGAAATGATTATTTGGGGCATTTTACCTATCGACCAAATGCGAGACCATGTTGGACCGGTGAACTTGATCGCATCTCTCATTCCACGTTCCATCTTGGAGTCCACTTACGGTATTTTCATTCCGAAACCAAGTGAAGGAGAAGACGCAACACGACCCCCGACTTCGGAAGAATTACTCAATGCCTACGGAT TTATGAGAGGCTTTATGACGGCGCGAGGCTTACCGGACAATCCTCGTTCGTCACGCCATATATTGAAAGATTTTGTCCAAGGTAAACTACTCTATTGCAACCCACCTCCAGAAATAGATGCGGGTGAATTTCAAGAATATACTAGAGCGGGAAAAAGCAGACCTTTAAAAACGACTGCAGCTCCAACACCTTTTCAATTAAGAGTCACCAAA ACCAACTACAATAATGCTCAGTCAATTGACCAAGCATTTTTCAGCCAGTCTTTGTCAACTGCACACAGTAAAGGCCGCGCATCTACTCCAGGTGAAACTCATACTAAAGGAGTTGCTGCGAATTCCAATTTTCCAGg atcttGTACCACTTTGAATGAAAGTGATAAACCTTGGAAAAAACATAACAAGAAACATAAACGAGAAAAGCTTCGTAGAGTATACGCTCATTTGGATCAGTGA
- the LOC124210577 gene encoding DNA damage-binding protein 2-like isoform X1 produces the protein MQMAPQNKKKSSSAPKRKRDFCSDQSDDDFEKTLVPKRCSKSVLPKPEAKIRESAKIKKQTKSDIASCSVGDLETAINVKPLSRKNFLSYITKRQTGQPISRCFEKTLKFHVMQSVQHLKVFKTASPFDRRITSLVWHPKSLTTLAVGSKGGDIILWNHQHESHDVFIQGLGAGGSIQAMKFDYNEDNHLYTCSIDGTFCRRNLRSNQVTVYLNTGEDCFNNWYTSFDVSFTGGLLLAGDNKGYVNLLTKDGTPIWKQRLHKSKVHHIEFHSGTPWLFVTSSGDNFVRLWDVRNIKNTESALVELKHEKGGVNSAYFSPAHGTRLLITDQHSELKIFSGPLWNLETKILHPHRHFQHISPIKADWHPLEDIIVVGRYPDPKFTGSQGMDTFNPGSEPRTVDFFDASDGELICQLEPVGQKGIMCLNRFDQLGNILASAHGAHILLWAPKYSETNIPSTSDICQSVQAPMRRPLTMDNDNDLKKKKRNTSSRKQK, from the exons ATGCAAATGGCAccacaaaataagaaaaagagttcTTCAGCTcccaaaaggaaaag AGATTTCTGTTCAGATCAATCGGATGACGATTTTGAAAAGACCTTAGTGCCCAAAAGATGTAGCAAATCTGTTTTACCGAAACCTGAAGCTAAAATAAGGGAGTcggctaaaataaaaaaacaaacaaaatcagatATTGCAAGTTGTTCAGTTGGTGATTTGGAAACCGCAATTAATGTAAAACCTCTCTccagaaaaaatttcttgtcaTACATTACAAAAAGACAAACTGGCCAACCAATTTCAAGATGCTTTGAAAAG ACCCTGAAGTTTCATGTTATGCAAAGTGTGCAACATTTGAAAGTTTTTAAGACTGCATCTCCTTTTGACCGTAGAATTACTTCCTTAGTATGGCACCCAAAGTCACTCACCACTCTTGCAGTTGGTTCCAAAGGAGGAGATATCATTCTGTGGAATCATCAGCATGAATCTCATGATGTCTTCATACAAGGA TTAGGGGCAGGGGGATCAATACAAGCaatgaaatttgattataATGAAGATAATCACCTCTACACCTGCTCAATTGATGGAACATTCTGTAGGAGGAACTTAAGAAGTAACCAAGTTACTGTTTACTTAAACACCGGAGAAGACTGCTTcaa TAATTGGTACACCTCTTTTGATGTATCCTTCACTGGGGGACTTCTGCTTGCTGGAGATAATAAAGGATATGTAAATTTGCTTACCAAAGACGGGACTCCTATATGGAAACAACGTTTACATAAATCAAAAGTGCACCACATTGAATTCCACTCTGG AACGCCTTGGCTATTTGTCACATCGTCCGGCGATAATTTCGTTCGCTTGTGGGATGTGAGAAATATAAAGAATACCGAAAGCGCGCTTGTAGAACTTAAGCATGAAAAGGGAGGCGTAAATTCTGCGTATTTTag CCCAGCACACGGAACAAGGCTCTTGATTACAGATCAACACAGCgaactgaaaattttttctggCCCACTTTGGaatttggaaacaaaaattctccATCCTCACCGACATTTTCAACACATTTCGCCTATTaaa GCAGATTGGCACCCATTAGAAGACATTATTGTAGTTGGACGATATCCAGACCCCAAGTTCACGGGCTCACAAGGAATGGATACATTTAATCCAGGAAGTGAACCCCGCACTGTGGATTTTTTCGACGCATCTGACGGGGAGCTGATTTGCCAGCTTGAGCCAGTTGGACAGAAAGGGATCATGTGCTTAAATCGGTTTGATCAATTGGGTAACATATTAGCATCTGCACATGGGGCGCATATTCTTTTATGGGCACCAAAATACTCGGAGACAAACATTCCTTCTACTAGTGATATTTGCCAAAGTGTTCAGGCACCAATGCGTCGTCCTCTTACAATGGATAATGATAAtgatttaaagaagaaaaaaagaaacacttcatctcgaaaacaaaaatag
- the LOC124210577 gene encoding DNA damage-binding protein 2-like isoform X2 has protein sequence MQSVQHLKVFKTASPFDRRITSLVWHPKSLTTLAVGSKGGDIILWNHQHESHDVFIQGLGAGGSIQAMKFDYNEDNHLYTCSIDGTFCRRNLRSNQVTVYLNTGEDCFNNWYTSFDVSFTGGLLLAGDNKGYVNLLTKDGTPIWKQRLHKSKVHHIEFHSGTPWLFVTSSGDNFVRLWDVRNIKNTESALVELKHEKGGVNSAYFSPAHGTRLLITDQHSELKIFSGPLWNLETKILHPHRHFQHISPIKADWHPLEDIIVVGRYPDPKFTGSQGMDTFNPGSEPRTVDFFDASDGELICQLEPVGQKGIMCLNRFDQLGNILASAHGAHILLWAPKYSETNIPSTSDICQSVQAPMRRPLTMDNDNDLKKKKRNTSSRKQK, from the exons ATGCAAAGTGTGCAACATTTGAAAGTTTTTAAGACTGCATCTCCTTTTGACCGTAGAATTACTTCCTTAGTATGGCACCCAAAGTCACTCACCACTCTTGCAGTTGGTTCCAAAGGAGGAGATATCATTCTGTGGAATCATCAGCATGAATCTCATGATGTCTTCATACAAGGA TTAGGGGCAGGGGGATCAATACAAGCaatgaaatttgattataATGAAGATAATCACCTCTACACCTGCTCAATTGATGGAACATTCTGTAGGAGGAACTTAAGAAGTAACCAAGTTACTGTTTACTTAAACACCGGAGAAGACTGCTTcaa TAATTGGTACACCTCTTTTGATGTATCCTTCACTGGGGGACTTCTGCTTGCTGGAGATAATAAAGGATATGTAAATTTGCTTACCAAAGACGGGACTCCTATATGGAAACAACGTTTACATAAATCAAAAGTGCACCACATTGAATTCCACTCTGG AACGCCTTGGCTATTTGTCACATCGTCCGGCGATAATTTCGTTCGCTTGTGGGATGTGAGAAATATAAAGAATACCGAAAGCGCGCTTGTAGAACTTAAGCATGAAAAGGGAGGCGTAAATTCTGCGTATTTTag CCCAGCACACGGAACAAGGCTCTTGATTACAGATCAACACAGCgaactgaaaattttttctggCCCACTTTGGaatttggaaacaaaaattctccATCCTCACCGACATTTTCAACACATTTCGCCTATTaaa GCAGATTGGCACCCATTAGAAGACATTATTGTAGTTGGACGATATCCAGACCCCAAGTTCACGGGCTCACAAGGAATGGATACATTTAATCCAGGAAGTGAACCCCGCACTGTGGATTTTTTCGACGCATCTGACGGGGAGCTGATTTGCCAGCTTGAGCCAGTTGGACAGAAAGGGATCATGTGCTTAAATCGGTTTGATCAATTGGGTAACATATTAGCATCTGCACATGGGGCGCATATTCTTTTATGGGCACCAAAATACTCGGAGACAAACATTCCTTCTACTAGTGATATTTGCCAAAGTGTTCAGGCACCAATGCGTCGTCCTCTTACAATGGATAATGATAAtgatttaaagaagaaaaaaagaaacacttcatctcgaaaacaaaaatag
- the LOC124210578 gene encoding RNA polymerase II subunit A C-terminal domain phosphatase SSU72-like has protein sequence MPQPLKLAVICSSNMNRSMEAHNFLSKKGYRVQSFGTGDKVKLPGAAPDRPNVYEFGTPYDDIYQDLLQKDRELYTRNGLLHMLDRNRRIKPHPERFQSTTEQFNLILTCEERVYDQVIESLEGRDSQTTPVHVVNIEIQDNHEEATIGAFLMCELVSMMANSDDLDNDIDEMLQDFEAKCQRPILHCLLFY, from the exons atgccgcAGCCATTAAAATTAGCTGTTATTTGTTCAAGTAACATGAATCGCAGCATGGAAGCACATAATTTTTTGAG CAAGAAAGGATATCGAGTGCAATCATTTGGAACTGGAGACAAAGTGAAATTACCAGGTGCAGCCCCTGACAGACCCAATGTATATGAATTTGGGACACCTTATGATGACATCTATCAAGATCTCTTGCAGAAGGATAGAGAATT GTATACTAGAAATGGACTTCTTCATATGTTAGACAGAAACAGGAGAATTAAACCCCACCCAGAGAGGTTTCAGTCGACTACAGAACAATTTAATCTTATTCTTACATGTGAAGAACGAGTTTATGATCAAGTGATTGAAA gcttgGAAGGCAGAGACAGTCAGACTACTCCTGTTCATGTGGTAAACATTGAAATTCAAGACAACCATGAAGAGGCAACAATAGGTGCATTTCTCATGTGTGAATTGGTGTCCATG ATGGCCAACAGTGATGACCTTGATAATGATATTGATGAAATGTTGCAAGATTTTGAAGCAAAATGTCAACGACCAATACTACATTGTCTTCTGTTCTATTGA